The following is a genomic window from Thaumasiovibrio subtropicus.
CACCAAGGCGTTATTCCACTGATTGGTGGAATATCCATATTTTTAACTGTTACTTTCGCGCTTGTGTTCCTCTTTCCTGAGTTGGCACGCAACACTCCGCTTTACCTTTTTTGTGCCACCGTACTGGTCATCGTTGGCGCCATAGATGACAAACTCGACATCAGTTTTAAAGTCCGACTCGTCATTCAAGCGGCGATGTCGATTATCATGATGTATTTTGGTCAGATGAATCTACATAACCTTGGTCACTTACTCAGTGAAGATACTTTGGTCATGAGCACTGGGATGAGCTACTTCTTTACTATCATCGCCGTGATAGGCGCTATCAACGCCTTTAACATGGTTGATGGAATCGATGGTCTACTTGGTGGTTTGGCAACAGTTACTTTCAGCGCACTCGGTGTGCTGTTCTTAATCGACGGTCAAGTCGACCTGTTTCATTTCTGCGCGCTGATCGTCGTCGCGGCGATACCTTATATCATGCTTAATCTGGGCATCCCACTAGGGCGCAAATACAAAGTCTTTATGGGCGATGCGGGTAGCATTTTTATCGGCTTTACTGTGATTTGGATGTTGGTCAATGGCACACAAGGTGACGGTGCGCCAGTCAGACCTGTTACCGCTTTATGGGTTATCGCCATACCTCTTATGGATATGGCTACCATTATGGTTCGCAGAATAAGAAAAGGTCAGTCGCCATTCAAACCAGACAGAGAGCACCTACATCACATTTGTCAAAGACTAGGACTATCATCACGCATGACTCTTGTGACTATCTGCGCGATTTCCGCCTCTCTCGCTGGTTTTGGTGTTTGGGGAGAGGTCATGCAAGTGAGTGAGAAAGTTATGTTCTTCTTATTCCTATCAACCTTTGGCATATACTTCTACACGATCAGCCATATCTGGCGTATCACAGCAATGTTGCGCCGCACTTTAG
Proteins encoded in this region:
- the wecA gene encoding UDP-N-acetylglucosamine--undecaprenyl-phosphate N-acetylglucosaminephosphotransferase, which gives rise to MIFELTLVFALSFCSLFILRKIAKRIDLVDRPNERKHHQGVIPLIGGISIFLTVTFALVFLFPELARNTPLYLFCATVLVIVGAIDDKLDISFKVRLVIQAAMSIIMMYFGQMNLHNLGHLLSEDTLVMSTGMSYFFTIIAVIGAINAFNMVDGIDGLLGGLATVTFSALGVLFLIDGQVDLFHFCALIVVAAIPYIMLNLGIPLGRKYKVFMGDAGSIFIGFTVIWMLVNGTQGDGAPVRPVTALWVIAIPLMDMATIMVRRIRKGQSPFKPDREHLHHICQRLGLSSRMTLVTICAISASLAGFGVWGEVMQVSEKVMFFLFLSTFGIYFYTISHIWRITAMLRRTLGMPLTEEHLHAEQK